TTTAATCCGAGCTTGGAGCATAGTGCGATCAACGAGGACTTCCGGCCGTCATCGGGTCCGATGACCGCCATTTTCCATGCGCTTTGGTTCTGCTGTAAAAGCCGTGCGCCTGCCTGCAGGAGCAGGTCAACTCCTTTCACCTGGTTCAATCTTCCAATGAACAGTATCAGCGGTTGATCTCCGTCGATTCCGAGATCGCAACGCAGATCGCCCTTGTCAATGGAGTCGATGTCCGGCAGGTCGACCGCGTTGGGCAGTTGGACGATGCGATCCGAACCAGCGCCGTACTTTTTAAACAGATCGGTCTCTAAGGACGACAATGCGCAGAATCCTTGGCAATGCCTTATCAGTCGCCTGCCGTAGGTTTTGTCGAGAATCGTTCTGAGCCGTCCAGAGATCCCGAGGCGAGCCAGTGAGCCGTGGGCCGAGAGCACGTAGGGTTTGTTTGCGGCGCGGGCCGCGGTCGCGGCCCAGTAGCTGGTGAACGAGCGGAACTCGTGGATGTGCACGATGTCGGCCGCATCGACCATCTGCTCCGCGGCCACTGAGAAATCGCGCGGCGCGAACAGTTTGTGCTTCCAGGCCAGGCGGTTGGAGCGGTTGGGCAAATAGCGCACCTGCACGCCCTGGATTTCGTCGCGCTCGATTTCCACCCGCGAGTGCGCGTCCAGTGCGTCGCTGGTCAGTACGCGGACAGTGTGACCCAGTGCGGCCTGGGCAATGGCCAGGGTCGTGGCCGCGGCAGGCGATCCGCCGTAGGCAAAGGCCGGCGCGAAGTAGGGCGTGACGTGCAGGATCGAAAGCTTCGTCTGCTCCATGCTCATGCTCCGTCCGCTGCCGCACGCAGCAGCGTTGCCAGCTCGGCCGTGAGCTCGCGGCGGTCGATGGATCGCAGCAGCTCGGGCGGATGCTCCGCAGGCTTCCAGCGTTCCTCGATTACTTGGTCGTAGATCTCGCGCACGACCTGCGCCGCGCCCTGCTGATCGTCAGGTGCGATCAGCGTGCCCACGTTGTGGCGCTCGATCAGCTCGGCGGCGGCTCCGGGCTCGGCCATGGTCAAGATCGGTCGCCTGGCCAGCAAATATTCGTAGAGCTTGCCCGGGATCGCGCTGGGAATGCCGCGCGAGGGGAGCAGCACCAGCAGGTGCGACCCACACAGCAGGCGCGCGAACTCGCGGCGGGGCAGCGCGTCGACAAAGCGTGCCACTTCCGGCGGCAGTTCGCGCAGGCCGAACTCGCTGTACTGCGGCAGCACGTTGCCCGGGATCGTGATCTCGATTTTTACGGGGTCGATCACGCGCTCCTGGATCAGCGTCTTGCAGGCGTGCAGCAGTGGCCGCGGATCGCGGCGCTGATCGAGCATCCCGGCCACGGTGATCAGCAGCTTGCCCGCAGCGGGCGCGGGCGCGTCGCTGAAGTCCAACGGGTCGGCGCCGTTGGGGATCAGGACGAAGCGTGCGGGGTCCAGCTTGGCGTGGCGCTCCAGGTGCGAACGTTCGCTTTCGCGCGTTACCAGCACAGTGCGTGTGGCGCGGCGCACGACGCGGCGTTCCCACCAGCGCTCCAGCGCGCGGCGCACAGCCGACGCCGTGTTGTACAGCGGGCCGTTGATCCAGACGTCCTTGATGTCGATTACCAGCGGCTTGCGCAGCGCCAGCGATATCAGCCAGCCGACCACCAGCGCGCCGTAGGGCGGGCCCACGGCGTAGACCACGTCGATTTTATCGCTGCGGGCGATGCGGCGCGCCGCGGCCAGGGCGTGGGGCGCCCAGAGCACGGTGTAGTCCGGGCAGAGCAACAGCGGCTCCACCCAGCGGCGCAACGCGCCCAGCGCGCGTCCGATCAGCGAAGGCTTCTCTCCCGCAACGTCGATGGCATTGCGGATGCGCGTCTTGGCCGCGCCGTCGGGCTCGATCGAGCGCGTGCGCACCACACGCACCTCGGGGCCCAGACGCTCGACCAGCCCCGGATCGTACGGCTCGAGCTCATCGATGTAGCGTTCGTTGATAGTCAGCACCGTGGGTCGCACGTTGTAGAGCGGCAAATAGCGGGCAAAGGCGTCGGCGCGCACGCTGGCTCCTCCGGCCCAGGGCGGAAAGTTGTAGCAGACCAGCAGCGCGTGCAAGCCGCGCAATGCAGGCTCGGTCGTCCGGCGGTCGTCGCGCAATGCTTTTTCGGAAATCGGCATAATTCCCCAGCAGTATCCGATCGGCCCGCTGGAGTGTCAAACCTCGCCATGGGCCGGGCGCGGGTCGCTCTGTGAACGATTTATGATATATAGGCCTTTGCACCATCCAGCGTAGGCGGAATGCCCGGGGGACCATGGACCAGGGGATTGACGCACAATGCGGCGATAACGCCGACAAGCACACGGCAAAATCAGCACGGCTGACCTGGCGTCGTCCGTGGCGGGTGCTCGTCGTGGGCCTGTACTATCTGACGCAGATCTCGATCAACCTAGCCTGGGCCCTGTATTTACGCGCGGGCGGTCGGCGGCCCGCAAAGTGGGATACGCAGCGCAAAGAGCTATTGTACCTGATCTGCGATCAAGACTTTTGGAGCGGCGACCAGTTCTCCTATGGCGGCCACGTGGCGCACATTCGGGGCGTGATCCAGGCCCTGGCGCAGGACGGGTATCGCGTGCATCTGGTGACCAACCAGGCGCAGCCGCGGATCGACCATCCCAATGTGATTCGCCATTTGGTCCAATTCCAAGGCCGCGTGCCCGAGGCGCCGATTCTCAACCAGTTCGCCTTTAATCGCCGTTTGACGCGAGTGGCCCTGGACGTTGCGGCACGCAATCGGATCGGATTCGTCTACCAACGACACTCGATGCTGGCCTTCAGCGGCGCGGCTGTGGCGCGGTGTCTGGGCGTGCCGCTGTTTCTGGAGGTCAACAGTCCGCTGAGCCTGCTGGAAAAGGGCGTTGCGGGCCGGATGCTGCTGGTGCGCTTTTTTGAGACCACGGCCTTTGCTTTGGCGCAACGTATCGGCGTGGTCAGCGATATGGCCCGTGAGCTGCTGATGCAGGCCGATCCGCGCGTCAAGGCCGCGGATGTGCTGGCCAACCCCAACGGGGTGGACGCGCGGATGTTCGCACCCGAAGCAGCGCGCCCGGGATTGCGGCACGAGCACGGCATTGCGCAGGATGCGTTCGTGGTCGGCTTCTCCGGCGCGTTCTCTTTCTGGCACGGCATCGAGACATTGATCGAGGCCTTCTGCGATTTCGCGGCCGAGCGCCCCGGGGCGCGGCTGGCGATGCTCGGCAGTGGGGGCGAGCGCGCGAAGTACGAGGCGAAGCTCGATGAGCGTGGAATGCTCGATCGCGCCACGTTCTTCGGCGTGGTCCCCTTTGAGCAGGTCCCCTCGCACCTGGCGTGCTGCGACGCGCTGGTCAGCCCGCAGGTGCCGTTCATCGGCAAGACCTTCCACGGCTCGCCGATCAAGCTCTTCGAGTACATGGCCATGGGCAAGCCGGTGGTGGCCAGCGACATCGGCCAGTTGGCGCAGGTGGTGCGCCACGAGCACAGCGGACTATTGTTCGAGCCGGGCAACGCCGGGCAGTTGGCGCGCTGCTTTCAGCGGCTTTACAACGACCCGCAGCTTGCCCGGCGACTGGGCGCGAATGCGCGGCAAGAGGTGTTGCAGTACTATACCTGGGAGCGCAACGCGCGGCGGATTATCGAGGCGTTGAGGGATTGCAATGACAACTGATCCACGGGATCGACGATGAAGCAGGTGTTTTTCGCGGCCTCGGGCCGCGTGGAGATGCAACAGGTCCCGGCGCCCGCTCCCCAGGACGGGCGGGTGCTGGTGGAAGTCAGCCACTCGCTGGTGAGCACCGGCACCGAGCTGG
The nucleotide sequence above comes from Candidatus Alcyoniella australis. Encoded proteins:
- a CDS encoding glycosyltransferase family 4 protein, which translates into the protein MEQTKLSILHVTPYFAPAFAYGGSPAAATTLAIAQAALGHTVRVLTSDALDAHSRVEIERDEIQGVQVRYLPNRSNRLAWKHKLFAPRDFSVAAEQMVDAADIVHIHEFRSFTSYWAATAARAANKPYVLSAHGSLARLGISGRLRTILDKTYGRRLIRHCQGFCALSSLETDLFKKYGAGSDRIVQLPNAVDLPDIDSIDKGDLRCDLGIDGDQPLILFIGRLNQVKGVDLLLQAGARLLQQNQSAWKMAVIGPDDGRKSSLIALCSKLGLNERVAFLGYFEKQRIWTALRDADLLVLPSRYDAFPICAIEALGLGCPVVVSSAVGIHHEIAKSGNCGVFRSGDIDGLAQEIVSVIAQREDRAQRAQRARDWIVERYSSAAVAQRSIELYRKFL
- a CDS encoding glycosyltransferase, whose translation is MPISEKALRDDRRTTEPALRGLHALLVCYNFPPWAGGASVRADAFARYLPLYNVRPTVLTINERYIDELEPYDPGLVERLGPEVRVVRTRSIEPDGAAKTRIRNAIDVAGEKPSLIGRALGALRRWVEPLLLCPDYTVLWAPHALAAARRIARSDKIDVVYAVGPPYGALVVGWLISLALRKPLVIDIKDVWINGPLYNTASAVRRALERWWERRVVRRATRTVLVTRESERSHLERHAKLDPARFVLIPNGADPLDFSDAPAPAAGKLLITVAGMLDQRRDPRPLLHACKTLIQERVIDPVKIEITIPGNVLPQYSEFGLRELPPEVARFVDALPRREFARLLCGSHLLVLLPSRGIPSAIPGKLYEYLLARRPILTMAEPGAAAELIERHNVGTLIAPDDQQGAAQVVREIYDQVIEERWKPAEHPPELLRSIDRRELTAELATLLRAAADGA
- a CDS encoding glycosyltransferase family 4 protein codes for the protein MDQGIDAQCGDNADKHTAKSARLTWRRPWRVLVVGLYYLTQISINLAWALYLRAGGRRPAKWDTQRKELLYLICDQDFWSGDQFSYGGHVAHIRGVIQALAQDGYRVHLVTNQAQPRIDHPNVIRHLVQFQGRVPEAPILNQFAFNRRLTRVALDVAARNRIGFVYQRHSMLAFSGAAVARCLGVPLFLEVNSPLSLLEKGVAGRMLLVRFFETTAFALAQRIGVVSDMARELLMQADPRVKAADVLANPNGVDARMFAPEAARPGLRHEHGIAQDAFVVGFSGAFSFWHGIETLIEAFCDFAAERPGARLAMLGSGGERAKYEAKLDERGMLDRATFFGVVPFEQVPSHLACCDALVSPQVPFIGKTFHGSPIKLFEYMAMGKPVVASDIGQLAQVVRHEHSGLLFEPGNAGQLARCFQRLYNDPQLARRLGANARQEVLQYYTWERNARRIIEALRDCNDN